From a single Apium graveolens cultivar Ventura chromosome 2, ASM990537v1, whole genome shotgun sequence genomic region:
- the LOC141707439 gene encoding putative sugar phosphate/phosphate translocator At3g11320 has product MKSTSQWFTIGLVSAWYISNIGVLLLNKYLLSNYGFKYPIFLTLCHMTACSLLSYVAIVWLKIVPLQTIRSRLQFLKISALSLVFCASVVSGNVSLRYLPVSFTQAIGSTTPFFTAVFAYLMTKKREAWLTYAALVPVVTGVVIASGGEPSFHLFGFIMCVAATAARALKSVLQGILLSSEGEKLNSMNLLLYMAPVAVIFLLPATVLMEHNVVGITVALARNDVKIIWYLLFNSALAYCVNLTNFLVTKHTSALTLQVLGNAKGAVAVVVSILIFRNPVSVTGMMGYFLTVIGVVLYSEAKKRSK; this is encoded by the exons ATGAAAAGCACGAGCCAATGGTTCACAATTGGGCTCGTGTCAGCATGGTACATATCAAACATAGGTGTACTACTACTAAACAAGTACTTGTTAAGTAATTACGGATTCAAATATCCAATCTTTTTAACCTTGTGTCATATGACTGCTTGTTCTTTATTAAGTTATGTTGCTATTGTTTGGTTGAAGATTGTTCCATTACAAACAATAAGGTCTAGACTTCAGTTCTTGAAGATCTCTGCTCTGAGTTTGGTGTTTTGTGCTTCTGTTGTTAGTGGGAATGTGTCACTTAGGTATCTTCCGGTTTCGTTTACGCAAGCTATTGGCTCTACTACGCCTTTTTTTACTGCTGTCTTTGCGTATTTGATGACGAAGAAGAGGGAAGCTTGGTTGACTTATGCTGCACTTGTTCCGGTTGTTACGGGTGTTGTTATTGCCAGTGGG GGTGAGCCAAGTTTCCATTTATTTGGTTTCATAATGTGTGTTGCTGCTACTGCTGCAAGGGCTTTAAAGTCGGTGCTTCAAGGAATTTTGTTGTCCTCAGAAGG GGAAAAGCTGAACTCTATGAACCTTTTACTCTACATGGCACCAGTTGCTGTTATATTCTTACTACCTGCAACAGTATTGATGGAGCATAATGTTGTTGGCATTACAGTGGCTCTTGCAAGAAATGATGTGAAGATAATTTGGTATCTGCTCTTTAATTCTGCCTTGGCATATTGTGTGAACTTGACAAACTTTTTGGTGACCAAGCACACCAGTGCTTTGACACTCCAG GTCTTGGGAAATGCAAAAGGGGCTGTTGCCGTGGTGGTTTCAATTTTAATATTCAGGAATCCCGTCTCAGTAACAGGAATGATGGGATACTTTCTGACAGTTATTGGAGTTGTTTTGTACAGTGAAGCCAAGAAGAGGAGCAAATAG
- the LOC141689832 gene encoding secreted RxLR effector protein 161-like, translating into MYLTNNTRPDIAFAVNLLSRFSSDPTKRHWDGIKHIFAYLQGTIDLGLFLPNNSRSRLVGYADAGYMSDPHFGRSQTGYLFTYCDTAISWKSTKQTMTATSSNYAELLAIHEASRECIWLRSSFNIFENHVYYQVF; encoded by the coding sequence ATGTATCTTACAAACAACACACGACCTGATATTGCATTTGCAGTAAACCTGTTGTCAAGATTTAGTTCTGACCCTACTAAAAGGCATTGGGATGGAATAAAACATATATTCGCATATCTTCAAGGGACAATCGATCTTGGACTATTCTTACCAAACAATTCAAGATCACGGCTAGTTGGATATGCAGATGCTGGATACATGTCAGATCCTCACTTTGGGCGATCACAAACAGGTTACCTATTTACATATTGTGATACTGCTATCTCTTGGAAGTCTACAAAACAGACTATGACTGCAACTTCATCAAACTACGCAGAGTTACTAGCAATTCATGAAGCAAGCAGAGAATGTATTTGGCTAAGGTCGTCATTCAACATATTCGAGAATCATGTATATTATCAAGTATTTTAG